One part of the Hyphomicrobiales bacterium genome encodes these proteins:
- a CDS encoding SRPBCC domain-containing protein yields MQTKRDTSPLNYAAAIDVAASPTRSFDAVAKQMSQWWTRTTEGQIETVGDRVKVIFPPHFGFWTFEAVTIEPPHLISMRCVDARHSVEGQPETIEQEWLGTLVHWQFDALDSGTRICLTHDGLTPQLDCWEICQDGWDQFFKGSLKALLDRGEPSPHRAP; encoded by the coding sequence ATGCAGACCAAACGGGACACCAGCCCACTCAACTACGCCGCCGCAATTGATGTTGCTGCTTCGCCGACTCGCAGTTTCGACGCCGTCGCCAAGCAAATGAGCCAGTGGTGGACACGGACCACCGAGGGGCAGATCGAGACTGTTGGCGATCGGGTGAAAGTGATCTTCCCTCCGCATTTCGGCTTCTGGACCTTTGAAGCGGTCACCATCGAACCGCCGCACCTGATTTCCATGCGCTGTGTTGACGCCCGACACAGTGTTGAAGGCCAACCTGAGACGATTGAACAGGAATGGCTGGGCACGTTGGTCCATTGGCAGTTCGATGCTCTGGACAGCGGCACGCGTATCTGCCTCACCCACGACGGTCTGACACCACAGCTGGATTGCTGGGAGATTTGCCAGGACGGCTGGGATCAGTTTTTCAAAGGCAGTTTGAAAGCGCTCTTAGACCGTGGAGAACCTAGCCCACACAGAGCCCCATAG
- a CDS encoding nuclear transport factor 2 family protein has translation MPLIKLPKLRKGPKLPPMVVDFIEAYNARDVEGMMADVTDDVVYRHYCDAGVLFKAGDKGEFEAALHDDLSAFKQRTQLVKTSVTMLGSTVLTTQFDAVVAKDLSNGWTEGQALTLPAAAEFQFRDDKIANITLRT, from the coding sequence ATGCCGCTGATAAAACTGCCCAAACTGCGCAAAGGCCCCAAACTGCCGCCCATGGTGGTGGACTTCATCGAGGCCTACAACGCCCGAGACGTTGAGGGGATGATGGCTGACGTCACCGATGATGTTGTGTATCGGCACTATTGCGATGCGGGCGTGCTCTTCAAAGCCGGAGACAAGGGCGAATTTGAAGCAGCCCTGCACGACGACTTAAGCGCCTTCAAGCAGCGCACCCAGTTGGTGAAAACATCCGTGACCATGCTGGGCAGCACCGTGCTGACCACCCAGTTTGACGCTGTCGTGGCCAAAGACCTGTCCAATGGTTGGACGGAGGGTCAAGCTTTAACGCTGCCGGCGGCAGCGGAGTTTCAGTTTCGCGATGACAAGATCGCCAACATCACACTGCGTACGTGA
- a CDS encoding EAL domain-containing protein yields the protein MTTQLDNAKSFDDGMQEPCDRCAPQLEALERRARRQKLARLAAENLLEEKSLELFQANRRLEQLNDVLETRVLERTHELEAERERAVELSRQDHLTKLANRAVLAEEMAVLAESEQAFTLMLIDLDGFKQINDTHGHAAGDTVLCAVARRLRETAPDSALVARLGGDEFAVLLPDLKGFDAAQGLMERLLSAIGAPIRFAESSLICGSSIGSASFPDQADTVRDLQIHADLALYQAKSDFGPKAVLFFPELARIHHERKMLARDLGQALNDRSLATFYQPIITYAHRSEVACEVLLRWHHPDKGWISPTEIVSIGEQTGQAGRLTRFVIQQSFEELSPLMQTDVLRTVTINLTARDLRDESLADFILEQCAFCKISPQRVKFEITEHSLVTDTEAARERMTMLVDHGFSFAIDDFGTGYSNLETLHRLPFRVMKIDRSFVSGLFSDADSRTIVKAMIDLAHALRLRVVAEGVETLQESETLRAMGCDYGQGYLFGRPQPLDAFLAFVSGYQGSEPTLPNHEAEQGSFRLAG from the coding sequence ATGACAACGCAATTGGACAATGCTAAAAGCTTTGATGACGGTATGCAGGAACCATGCGATCGCTGCGCGCCACAGTTGGAAGCGCTCGAGCGTCGCGCTAGGCGGCAGAAACTGGCGCGCCTGGCAGCCGAAAACCTGCTTGAGGAAAAAAGCCTTGAGTTGTTTCAAGCCAATCGACGTCTGGAACAGCTCAACGATGTGCTTGAAACGCGTGTCTTGGAGCGCACACATGAATTGGAGGCAGAGCGCGAACGTGCTGTTGAGCTTTCTCGGCAGGATCATCTGACGAAACTCGCCAATCGTGCCGTGCTTGCCGAAGAAATGGCCGTTCTTGCGGAATCCGAGCAAGCCTTCACACTCATGCTGATCGATCTGGATGGCTTCAAACAAATCAATGATACCCACGGACATGCCGCTGGCGACACGGTCTTGTGCGCCGTGGCACGGCGACTGCGCGAGACCGCCCCTGACTCGGCTCTGGTGGCGCGGCTAGGCGGCGATGAATTCGCGGTTCTGCTGCCAGACTTGAAAGGTTTCGACGCCGCACAAGGCCTGATGGAGAGACTGCTTTCTGCGATCGGCGCACCGATCAGATTTGCCGAATCTAGCCTGATCTGCGGCTCCTCAATTGGGAGCGCTTCCTTTCCCGATCAGGCTGACACCGTCCGGGACCTACAGATCCATGCCGACTTGGCTCTTTACCAGGCCAAATCGGACTTCGGGCCAAAGGCCGTTTTGTTCTTTCCCGAGCTCGCCCGAATACACCATGAACGCAAGATGCTTGCCCGTGATCTTGGCCAGGCGCTCAACGACAGATCGCTCGCCACGTTCTACCAGCCGATCATCACCTACGCCCACCGCAGCGAAGTGGCCTGTGAGGTTCTCTTGCGCTGGCACCATCCTGACAAAGGCTGGATCAGCCCGACCGAAATTGTCAGCATCGGTGAGCAAACGGGACAGGCGGGACGCCTCACCCGGTTCGTCATTCAGCAAAGCTTTGAAGAGCTTTCGCCGCTTATGCAAACCGACGTCCTTCGCACAGTGACAATCAACCTTACCGCCCGCGACCTGCGCGATGAAAGCCTGGCAGACTTCATTCTGGAGCAGTGCGCTTTCTGCAAGATATCGCCGCAGCGGGTGAAATTTGAGATCACCGAGCATTCGCTTGTTACTGACACCGAGGCAGCACGTGAGAGGATGACCATGCTCGTCGATCACGGTTTCTCTTTTGCGATTGACGATTTCGGAACGGGTTACTCCAACCTTGAGACGCTCCATCGCCTGCCGTTTCGCGTCATGAAGATCGACCGAAGCTTCGTCTCCGGCCTGTTTAGCGACGCGGACAGCCGGACGATCGTCAAGGCGATGATCGATCTTGCACACGCTCTGCGGCTACGTGTGGTTGCCGAGGGGGTGGAAACGCTACAGGAAAGCGAGACCTTGCGGGCCATGGGCTGCGATTATGGCCAGGGCTATCTGTTTGGCCGCCCGCAGCCTTTGGACGCTTTCCTAGCTTTTGTTTCAGGCTATCAAGGCAGCGAACCAACCCTTCCCAACCACGAGGCCGAACAGGGCTCGTTCAGATTGGCCGGTTAA
- a CDS encoding DUF4281 domain-containing protein yields MLYQTAFTLLNLAVVPAWLMLLLAPRWQVTRTLVHGGTYPVLYCVLYAGFLFGHLFLGAASADASFTSLEGVMGLFDHPNGILLGWTHYLAFDLFVGAWIGRDALRRGITHWLAAPAMLLTFLLGPFGLLIYLAIRFFQGKERLSLVE; encoded by the coding sequence ATGCTCTACCAAACCGCCTTCACGCTGCTCAATCTGGCCGTTGTCCCGGCTTGGCTGATGCTCCTGCTCGCACCGCGCTGGCAGGTCACGCGGACGCTGGTCCATGGTGGCACCTATCCGGTCCTTTATTGCGTACTGTACGCGGGGTTTCTGTTTGGTCACCTCTTTCTGGGCGCTGCATCAGCTGATGCGAGCTTCACCTCTCTGGAAGGTGTGATGGGTTTGTTCGATCATCCCAATGGTATCTTGCTCGGGTGGACTCACTATCTGGCGTTTGACCTGTTCGTTGGTGCTTGGATTGGCCGCGATGCGCTGCGCCGTGGCATCACGCACTGGTTGGCGGCCCCGGCCATGTTGCTGACCTTCCTGCTCGGACCCTTCGGCTTGCTAATCTATCTGGCGATCCGCTTTTTCCAGGGGAAAGAGCGCTTGAGCTTGGTTGAGTAA
- a CDS encoding lysine--tRNA ligase, with product MPPLLSAHDLDPDLLDAAARAKAWPFEEARKLVKRIEKSGKTDPVLFQTGYGPSGLPHIGTFGEVARTTMVRHAFHVLTGGKVETRLIAFSDDMDGMRKVPGNVPNQAMLEEHLGKPLTVVPNPFEGSEPSFAHHNNAKLRAFLDGFGFDYEFASATDYYRSGKFDDMLVRTLERYQKIMDIMLPTLGAERQATYSPILPISPTTGRVLYVPMKEVNAADATVTFEDEDGRDVTLDVRGGNVKLQWKPDFGMRWAALDVDFEMFGKDHQTNAVVYDRICKALGGTPPEHYVFELFLDDKGEKISKTKGNGISIDEWLNYASPESLALFMFQKPRTAKRLYFDVIPRAVDEYFQHLNAYPRQDVNQKLGNPAYHIHAGDPQPVELPVNFSMLLNLASAANAHDADVLWGFISRYTHGLNKGDSPTFDALVASAVRYFEDRVAPNKRYRAPSEEERLALQDLDAKLAGLDGADAQTLQSAVYDVGRAHFPDHDKPNKDGTPGVTIAWFAALYQILLGEEKGPRFGSFVELYGVRETRALIAKALAGELVG from the coding sequence ATGCCGCCGCTTCTTTCCGCCCACGATCTTGATCCTGACCTGCTGGACGCTGCCGCGCGCGCTAAAGCCTGGCCGTTTGAAGAAGCGCGCAAACTGGTCAAGCGGATCGAAAAGTCCGGCAAGACCGATCCGGTGCTGTTTCAAACTGGCTATGGCCCCTCGGGTCTGCCGCATATCGGCACCTTTGGCGAAGTCGCACGCACGACCATGGTGCGTCACGCCTTTCACGTGCTGACCGGCGGCAAAGTGGAAACGCGGCTGATTGCCTTCTCCGATGATATGGATGGCATGCGCAAGGTGCCCGGCAATGTGCCCAACCAAGCCATGCTGGAGGAACATCTGGGCAAACCGTTGACGGTGGTGCCGAACCCCTTTGAGGGCAGTGAACCGAGCTTCGCCCATCACAACAACGCCAAGCTGCGCGCGTTTCTTGATGGCTTTGGATTTGACTATGAGTTCGCCTCGGCCACCGACTATTACCGGTCCGGCAAGTTCGATGACATGCTAGTGCGCACGCTGGAGCGCTACCAGAAGATCATGGACATCATGCTGCCGACGCTCGGCGCGGAGCGTCAGGCGACCTACTCGCCGATCCTGCCGATCTCGCCGACCACAGGCCGAGTGCTCTACGTGCCGATGAAGGAGGTGAACGCCGCCGACGCGACCGTGACTTTCGAGGACGAGGATGGCCGCGACGTCACGCTAGATGTGCGTGGCGGCAACGTCAAACTGCAATGGAAGCCGGATTTCGGCATGCGCTGGGCAGCACTGGATGTCGATTTTGAGATGTTCGGTAAAGATCACCAGACCAACGCGGTGGTCTATGATCGCATCTGCAAGGCGCTCGGTGGCACGCCGCCTGAGCACTACGTGTTTGAGCTATTCTTGGACGATAAAGGCGAGAAGATCTCAAAAACCAAGGGCAACGGCATCTCCATTGACGAGTGGCTGAACTACGCTTCGCCTGAAAGTTTGGCCCTGTTCATGTTTCAAAAACCGCGCACGGCCAAGCGGCTCTATTTCGATGTGATCCCGCGAGCGGTGGACGAGTATTTTCAGCATCTGAACGCCTATCCGCGCCAGGATGTGAACCAGAAGCTTGGCAACCCGGCCTACCATATCCATGCAGGCGATCCGCAGCCGGTGGAACTGCCGGTCAACTTCTCGATGCTGCTGAACCTTGCCAGCGCGGCCAATGCCCATGACGCGGATGTGCTGTGGGGTTTCATCTCGCGCTACACGCATGGGCTCAATAAGGGCGACAGCCCGACCTTTGATGCGCTGGTCGCCTCGGCGGTGCGCTATTTTGAAGATCGTGTCGCGCCGAACAAACGCTACCGCGCGCCGAGCGAGGAAGAGCGTCTGGCCTTGCAAGACCTTGATGCAAAGCTCGCCGGGCTGGACGGTGCCGACGCTCAGACGTTGCAAAGTGCGGTCTACGATGTCGGTCGCGCGCACTTCCCAGACCACGACAAGCCCAACAAGGATGGCACCCCCGGCGTCACGATTGCCTGGTTCGCCGCGCTCTATCAGATCTTGCTGGGCGAAGAAAAGGGCCCGCGCTTCGGTTCCTTCGTGGAGCTTTACGGTGTGCGGGAAACCCGCGCTTTGATCGCCAAAGCGCTCGCTGGTGAGTTGGTGGGCTAG
- the arfB gene encoding aminoacyl-tRNA hydrolase: protein MAEIPITRSIALYDDELHESFVRSSGPGGQNVNKVATAVQLRFDVRQSPNLPERVREKILTSGDSRLTKDGVLVILAERHRTQEMNRKDARDRLFDLIRKAAHVPKRRIATKPTLGSKKRRLESKTKRGAVKKARSGKISLD from the coding sequence ATGGCAGAGATCCCGATCACACGATCCATCGCGCTCTATGATGATGAGTTGCACGAAAGCTTTGTGCGGTCGAGCGGGCCGGGTGGGCAGAATGTCAACAAGGTCGCCACCGCGGTGCAGCTGCGATTTGATGTGCGCCAGTCACCCAATCTGCCTGAACGGGTGCGCGAGAAAATCCTGACCTCAGGCGATAGTCGTCTGACAAAGGACGGCGTTTTGGTGATCTTGGCCGAGCGTCACCGCACGCAGGAGATGAACCGCAAGGATGCGCGCGACCGGCTCTTCGACCTCATTCGCAAGGCGGCCCATGTGCCCAAGCGGCGCATCGCGACCAAACCCACACTTGGTTCGAAAAAGCGGCGGCTGGAAAGCAAGACCAAACGCGGCGCTGTGAAGAAAGCGCGCAGCGGCAAGATCAGTTTGGACTGA
- a CDS encoding winged helix-turn-helix transcriptional regulator → MPDIETAQLTDRFMRRIHAQLGARAGQFDNHKVGPSGGILLLTLADMAPVKMHALVNAMQRDKSQMTRAVQGLEAKGLIERRDDPDDARVSVLDLTPLGQKAVLCIQEAVAQVLAEILTPLSADEQETLRALLRRL, encoded by the coding sequence ATGCCAGATATTGAAACCGCACAGCTGACCGACCGTTTCATGCGCCGCATTCATGCCCAGCTGGGTGCGCGTGCTGGGCAGTTTGACAACCACAAGGTTGGTCCATCAGGCGGCATCTTGTTGTTGACGTTAGCCGACATGGCGCCAGTGAAGATGCATGCCCTTGTGAACGCCATGCAACGCGATAAATCGCAGATGACGCGGGCTGTTCAGGGGTTAGAAGCCAAAGGTCTGATTGAGCGGCGGGACGACCCCGACGATGCACGGGTGAGCGTGCTGGACCTCACGCCACTGGGGCAGAAGGCGGTGTTGTGCATACAGGAAGCGGTTGCGCAGGTGCTGGCAGAAATTCTTACGCCACTATCGGCCGACGAGCAGGAAACGTTGCGAGCGCTGCTGCGGCGCTTGTAG
- a CDS encoding tellurite resistance TerB family protein, which translates to MSDITAQDALVMLMVLVSASDRAMKDEELAKIGQIVSSFPVFDGYSHDRLVATSETASLALSEEGGLDSVVKAIAEAIPQRLRDTAYACGVEVAAADLSLRQEELRVLQMLRDALELDKLTVAALERSAMARYRGL; encoded by the coding sequence ATGTCGGACATTACCGCCCAAGATGCCCTTGTTATGCTGATGGTGCTGGTTTCAGCATCCGATCGGGCGATGAAGGACGAAGAGCTGGCAAAGATCGGTCAGATCGTTTCCTCGTTCCCAGTCTTTGATGGCTACTCGCACGATCGGCTGGTGGCGACATCGGAAACAGCGAGCCTTGCATTGTCCGAGGAAGGTGGGCTGGACTCGGTCGTCAAAGCGATCGCAGAGGCAATCCCACAACGCTTGCGCGACACGGCCTATGCCTGCGGCGTCGAAGTGGCCGCCGCCGATCTGTCGCTGCGCCAGGAAGAATTGCGGGTGCTGCAAATGCTGCGCGACGCTTTGGAGCTCGACAAGCTCACCGTGGCTGCGCTGGAGCGCAGCGCCATGGCCCGCTACCGAGGCCTATAG
- a CDS encoding helix-turn-helix transcriptional regulator produces the protein MDQRSPIDLCPAPLVFSMIGGKWKLSILQILIFHGTKRFGELRREIDGITQTMLTKQLRALEEDGLVVRRIYAEVPPRVEYSASDDALALKPAFEAMHSWWVERRSLTARL, from the coding sequence ATGGACCAAAGAAGCCCAATCGACCTCTGCCCAGCCCCTCTCGTCTTTTCGATGATAGGCGGTAAGTGGAAGCTCTCGATCCTTCAGATTCTCATCTTTCATGGGACAAAGAGGTTTGGGGAGCTTCGCCGCGAAATCGACGGCATTACGCAAACCATGCTGACCAAGCAGTTGCGGGCCTTGGAGGAGGATGGATTGGTGGTGCGCCGCATCTATGCCGAGGTGCCACCACGCGTTGAATACAGCGCAAGCGATGACGCGCTGGCGCTCAAGCCTGCCTTCGAGGCGATGCACAGTTGGTGGGTTGAGCGAAGGTCTTTGACCGCCCGCCTATAG
- a CDS encoding helix-turn-helix transcriptional regulator translates to MSHNQIWSAIDALANRHALSVSALARQAGLDATAFNRSKRFAQDGRPRWPSTESLFKVLDATGEDFDSFAQLFGGSALETKGRSSRRISEVVPVIGFAEAGDGGFFDDAGFPAGHGWDAIPVPDLEDDQSYALEVSGDSMLPLYRDGDIIVVSPGALVRRHDRVVVRTKSGEVLAKILQRKTNSHVELHSLNNQHPDRKIALSDIDWMARIVWASQ, encoded by the coding sequence ATGTCGCACAATCAGATCTGGTCGGCCATTGATGCGTTGGCGAACCGCCATGCGCTTTCGGTTTCGGCGCTGGCCCGTCAGGCCGGCCTTGATGCCACCGCGTTCAATCGCTCCAAACGGTTTGCACAGGACGGGCGGCCGCGCTGGCCATCAACGGAGTCCTTGTTCAAGGTGCTCGACGCGACCGGAGAGGATTTCGACAGCTTTGCCCAACTGTTTGGCGGCAGTGCGCTGGAAACCAAAGGCCGATCGAGCCGCCGAATCAGCGAAGTTGTGCCGGTGATCGGTTTTGCCGAGGCTGGCGATGGTGGCTTCTTTGATGATGCCGGTTTTCCAGCCGGGCATGGGTGGGACGCCATCCCGGTTCCTGATTTGGAAGATGATCAGTCTTACGCCTTGGAGGTTTCCGGCGATTCCATGCTGCCGCTTTATCGCGACGGGGACATCATCGTTGTGTCGCCGGGGGCGCTGGTGCGCCGTCATGACCGGGTTGTGGTGCGCACCAAATCCGGCGAGGTTCTGGCGAAGATCCTCCAGCGCAAGACCAACAGCCATGTGGAGTTGCACTCGCTCAACAATCAGCATCCCGATCGCAAGATTGCCTTGTCGGATATCGACTGGATGGCGCGTATTGTGTGGGCAAGCCAGTAG
- a CDS encoding rhodanese-related sulfurtransferase has protein sequence MHTVAALYHFAKVPDPAALQGPLKQRCDEAGVKGILLLAPEGINGTIAGPRAGVDAVLAHIRALPGFANLEWKESTAGDMPFKRMKVRLKREIVTMGQPDVDPTCAVGRYVEPEDWNDFISSPDVAVIDTRNNYEVSIGTFEGAVDPGTRTFGQFPAWWEENAQRFHNKKIAMFCTGGIRCEKSTGYLIGQGIEEVYHLKGGILKYLETVPAEESLWRGDCFVFDERVSVGHGLVEGAHILCRACGRPLNEEERNHPAYEKGVQCQHCVDEYTEKDRARFRQRQQQMDQEARRAARDTDAVA, from the coding sequence ATGCATACTGTCGCCGCCCTCTATCATTTCGCCAAAGTGCCGGATCCAGCCGCGCTACAAGGCCCGCTGAAACAGCGATGCGATGAGGCGGGAGTAAAAGGAATTCTGCTGTTGGCCCCGGAGGGCATCAACGGCACCATTGCAGGTCCCCGCGCTGGCGTTGACGCCGTGCTTGCCCATATTCGCGCACTCCCCGGTTTCGCCAATCTGGAGTGGAAGGAAAGCACAGCCGGTGACATGCCATTCAAACGCATGAAGGTACGGTTGAAACGCGAGATCGTCACAATGGGTCAGCCGGACGTCGACCCGACCTGTGCGGTGGGGCGCTATGTCGAACCGGAAGACTGGAACGATTTTATTTCCTCGCCCGACGTTGCCGTCATCGACACGCGCAACAATTACGAAGTGTCGATTGGCACCTTTGAAGGCGCCGTCGATCCTGGCACGCGCACCTTTGGGCAATTCCCCGCCTGGTGGGAGGAGAACGCCCAGCGCTTCCACAACAAAAAGATCGCTATGTTCTGCACCGGCGGCATTCGCTGCGAGAAATCCACCGGCTATCTCATCGGCCAGGGCATCGAAGAGGTCTATCACCTCAAGGGCGGCATTCTGAAATACCTGGAAACTGTGCCTGCCGAAGAAAGCCTCTGGCGCGGTGATTGTTTCGTGTTCGATGAGCGCGTCTCGGTCGGGCATGGACTGGTCGAAGGCGCGCACATACTCTGCCGCGCCTGTGGTCGCCCGCTCAATGAAGAGGAGCGCAACCACCCTGCCTATGAGAAGGGCGTGCAGTGCCAACATTGCGTTGATGAATACACAGAGAAGGATCGCGCCCGATTCCGCCAGCGCCAGCAGCAGATGGATCAAGAGGCCCGTCGTGCGGCGCGCGACACTGACGCGGTTGCTTAG
- a CDS encoding CDGSH iron-sulfur domain-containing protein translates to MADTPTISMKEDGPLLVANGPGLTDAQGQVSEPKPMMALCRCGLSANKPFCDGSHSKGGFTSAPDHSKLRNNAVTYSGLADGVDVTISYTPVLCTHAAQCQARAASVFNPRKKPWVQPDGGKLDEILDVIAACPSGALRVSVGNRPEQHLTTGDVSIRIEPNGPYHVTNVALEAEFNGVGASKAKYSLCRCGLSKNKPFCDGSHYDAKWTDTDSDQSG, encoded by the coding sequence ATGGCCGACACCCCAACCATATCCATGAAAGAGGATGGCCCGCTTCTGGTTGCCAACGGACCAGGTTTGACTGACGCGCAGGGTCAGGTATCTGAACCAAAGCCGATGATGGCGCTCTGTCGCTGTGGTCTATCGGCCAACAAACCTTTTTGCGATGGCAGCCACAGCAAAGGCGGTTTCACCAGCGCACCCGATCACAGCAAACTGCGCAACAACGCGGTCACCTATTCTGGTTTAGCTGATGGCGTTGATGTCACCATCAGCTACACACCGGTTTTGTGCACGCACGCCGCCCAATGCCAGGCCCGCGCTGCATCCGTCTTCAATCCGCGCAAGAAGCCCTGGGTTCAACCCGATGGCGGCAAGCTTGATGAGATCCTCGATGTAATAGCCGCTTGTCCATCAGGTGCGCTGCGCGTGTCGGTTGGCAACAGGCCTGAACAGCATCTGACCACCGGCGATGTATCGATCAGAATTGAGCCGAACGGCCCCTACCATGTGACCAATGTTGCTCTTGAAGCCGAATTCAACGGTGTTGGCGCAAGCAAGGCAAAATACTCGCTCTGCCGATGTGGATTGTCGAAGAACAAACCATTCTGCGACGGGTCCCATTATGACGCCAAATGGACCGACACCGATAGCGATCAAAGCGGCTAG
- a CDS encoding heme NO-binding domain-containing protein produces the protein MKGIVFTEFLDHVEATFDADMVDAIIDASDLPSGGVYTAVGTYDHAEIVALASALCQRTDQAMADVIHNFGVYLGGRFTEKFRPFFEEQGTFFDFLGTVENYIHVEVRKLYPDAQLPSIVLLEHDGTRGKVLYRSPRGMDDLAAGLINASASYYGDDLVVEREHGVDDQGPFTLFSVVRLAKDQTSVDLLAGDLTERDAA, from the coding sequence ATGAAGGGTATCGTGTTCACTGAGTTTCTCGACCACGTCGAAGCGACGTTCGACGCGGATATGGTGGACGCCATCATCGACGCCAGCGATTTGCCTAGCGGCGGTGTTTACACCGCGGTCGGAACCTATGATCATGCCGAGATCGTCGCGCTTGCCTCTGCGCTTTGCCAGAGAACCGACCAGGCAATGGCCGACGTCATCCACAATTTTGGCGTTTACCTCGGCGGGCGGTTCACGGAGAAGTTTCGCCCGTTTTTTGAGGAGCAAGGTACGTTCTTCGATTTTCTTGGAACTGTCGAAAACTATATTCACGTCGAAGTTCGTAAGCTCTACCCCGATGCTCAGCTGCCGAGCATCGTTCTTCTGGAACATGACGGCACGCGCGGCAAAGTTCTGTATCGCAGCCCGCGCGGCATGGATGATCTTGCGGCAGGGCTGATCAATGCGTCGGCAAGCTATTATGGCGATGACCTGGTCGTTGAGCGGGAGCATGGCGTCGATGACCAAGGTCCGTTCACCCTATTCAGCGTTGTTCGCCTAGCCAAGGACCAAACTTCAGTCGATTTGCTGGCCGGTGACCTGACAGAACGCGACGCGGCCTAA
- a CDS encoding sulfite exporter TauE/SafE family protein, translating to MTFWIVAGLAAFILGLSKGGMPVVAILSVPLLSLLMDPALAAGLLLPLYLIADCYALYLFRKAFSVRNLKILIPAVGVGVLIATFAVSSVPADGVKLLLALIGFSYLFNTIRKRLAQREVEPKPADVPRGLFWGTLAGITSYIAHSGGPPYQAYVLPQKLEKMSYLGTTAIVFACLNWMKVPAYIYVGQMNWQSIQQALWLAPFALLGAWSGAQISRLLPEKIFFLLIEIALGLVSVKLLFEVLFQ from the coding sequence ATGACCTTTTGGATTGTCGCTGGATTGGCGGCTTTTATTTTGGGCTTGTCCAAGGGCGGCATGCCGGTTGTGGCGATCCTTTCGGTCCCTCTTTTGTCACTTTTGATGGATCCAGCTCTGGCGGCAGGCCTGTTGTTGCCGCTCTATCTCATCGCTGACTGCTACGCTCTTTATCTCTTTCGGAAGGCATTTTCCGTCCGCAACCTCAAAATCCTCATCCCTGCCGTGGGTGTTGGTGTCTTGATCGCAACCTTTGCGGTGTCATCGGTTCCCGCTGACGGGGTGAAGCTGTTGCTGGCCCTTATTGGCTTTTCCTACCTCTTCAACACCATTCGCAAACGCTTGGCACAGCGCGAGGTCGAGCCGAAGCCAGCCGATGTGCCGCGTGGTCTTTTTTGGGGCACGCTCGCCGGTATCACCAGTTACATCGCCCATTCCGGCGGCCCGCCCTACCAAGCCTATGTGCTGCCGCAAAAGTTGGAGAAGATGAGCTATCTGGGCACAACCGCCATCGTTTTTGCCTGCCTGAATTGGATGAAAGTGCCAGCCTACATTTATGTCGGGCAGATGAATTGGCAGAGCATTCAACAGGCACTATGGCTCGCCCCATTTGCGCTTTTGGGCGCCTGGAGCGGCGCCCAGATCAGCCGTTTGTTGCCCGAAAAGATCTTCTTTCTCCTGATCGAGATCGCCTTGGGGCTGGTCTCGGTGAAGCTGCTCTTTGAGGTGCTGTTTCAATAG